The stretch of DNA GGAATGTGCTGTGGGACTTTTGGGACCACGGGGGATAGGTGTGACCATTTATAACACCACCCAACCCAGACAGAAAAGAGCTCTGGGTCTAATACTGGCAGGGATAGGAGCGGCCGTAGGAATGATCGCCCTGTGGGGAGGGTTCGCTTATCATGATGTCACCCTCAGAAATCTCTccagacaaatagaaaacatagCTAAGAGTACCGGAGATAGCATCTCTAAACTCAAGGCCTCCATAGATTCTCTAGCAAACGTGGTCATGGACAACAGATTGGCCTTAGATTACCTCTTAGCAGAGCAGGGTGGAGTCTGTGCGGTGATCAATAAAACCTGTTGCGTTTATGTCAATAACAGCAGGGAGATAGAGGAGGATATAAAAAGGATCTATGACCAGGCTACGTGGCTCCACGACTTTGGAAAAGATGATTCAGCAGGGTCCATCTGGGAGGCTCTGAAgtctgccctcccctccctcatATGGTTTGTCCCTTTTCTGGGACCAGCTGCACTTATagccttctttctcctctttggcCCTTGTCTCTATAATTCACTGATGAAATACGTCTCTTCCAGGATATGGCAATTTCACACAGAGCCCCTAGAAATGGAAATAGATCATCCAATCTTCCTTGGAGGCCCCAGCACCTACAAGTACATCTCTCCCTTGGATGCCAGTGGGCAAAGATTCTGCAACTACGGAGGGGCTCCTTCCCtgacagagagcaagagagggagaccCTGATGATTTCTTCGTCCCACGTCAGCAGGAAGTAGTTACGGAAGACCCACGACGTCCTTATGCCCAAAGCTTTTCAGGGTCTCCATCTCTTGAGGGGGAATATTTTTAGGGTAGGCAGGTAGCCAGACATGAGCAGGCAAGGAAGCCCCTGGGAAAGGAATCTTTAGAAATGCAGCCCACTGATGTCCTCCTTGGAAACACTGCATGCTGAGTCAGCAAAAAAGAGGAGTGTGGCTACACTGGCTACACCTGGCCTTGTGGCTGCACTCCTCTGTTCCGGAAGGGAACTTATCAAGGCCTAGCCAGAGGTTACCGAAGTAGGAACTATTCCCCACTAAGGAGCATGTATACTTCTCTAATAATTCATCCTAATAAACCATTTtgctcattaaaataataaaaaaaaaacacccctgtgtggagattttattttttaaccagatATTCCTTGTTAGATTTTAGATGCAAATGACACGGCATGTGTGTGCCCAGACTACTTCCCAAAACATGCTTACTAGTAATGCCCCTGCAAGGCCCCTTCATGAATAATCATATAAGACTCTCATAAGAAGCATCTccccggccaggtgcagtggctcatgcctgtaatcccaacactttggaaggacaagacaggcagatcacctgaggttgggagttcaagaccagcctgaccaacatggagaaaccctgtctctactaaaaatacaaaattaggcatggcggtgcatacctgtaatcccacctacttgggaggctgaggcagaagaatcgcttgaacccgggaggcagaggttgtgttgagccaagatcgagccattgcactccagcctgggcaacaagaggggatctccatctcaaaaaacaaacaaaaagaagcatcTCCCCAGCATTCGTGAGACTCATTCATTGGAGCAGCCCAGCCTGTTCTGTCTTTCAGGGTGTACCGTTTCTTTAAAAGCTCCCATAAAAATTCCtcccaggcctggcatggtggctcaggcctgtcatcccagcacttcctTAGGTAGATCCTCAGACAGATCacgggtcaggagtttgagaccagcctgaccaacatggtgaaaacctgtctctactaaaaatacaaaaaaattagccaggcctggtggcgcatgcctgtaatcccagctactcaggaggctgaggcaggagaatcacttgaaaccaggaggcagaggttgcagtgagccaagattgcaccactgcactccagcctgggctacatagtgacTCCAtctggggagggggcggggaatTCCTCCTCAGTCACTAGCAGCTGACTCACTCTCCGGCAGCCAGTTCTGTTTCTTCTCGAGCtcctgtttttaaataaagggtACTTAATGATTTAACTCTTTCCGTGTGCCTCCTGGATGAATTCTTTCCTTCAGGAAGACAAACTGAAGGACCTCCACAACCCTCCTGGTAACAAAGGTCTCTGTGCAATCCCTCCTGAGGAAGCTATGGAGGATTTAGTGTATCTAAACTAGTAAATACAAACTATACTCAATTATCCAAGAAATCACCGAAGAAACACTCTTTACTCCATTTTTTATACCTtgggaaaaatataattaaacacaaaataattttttccaaacCCGGAAATcctcaccaaaaacaaaaataaataaataaagaatccCAGTTGGTGGCTGGTGGATGCTTCTACCTTAAGCAATACATGTTTTGAAGCTGTCAGCTTCTTTTTTCTCATAAGTGACTCCACAGAATCTAGTCTTTGCTCTGCCCTCTAGACAAGGAatagagaatttctttttttttttttttttgagacggagtcttgctctgccccccaggctggagtgcagtggccgaatctcagctcactgcaagcttggcctcccgggtttacgccattctcctgcctcagcctcccgagtagctgggactacaggcgcccgcctcgtcgcccggctagtttttttgtatttttcagtagagccagggtttcaccgtattagccaggatggtctcgatctcctgacctcgtgatctgcccgtcttggtctcccaaagtgctgggattacaggcttgagccaccgcgcccaaccgaGAATTTCTTAATCTTATCAGAAACATATAAATTGTTTGGTGTTGCTCAATATTTACTAATTTTCTCCACTCATCCACTGTAGAGTCTTAGCACAAAATGAGACACCACTCTCCCATATTGAACCTAAAACAGACCGAGCTTCTGCTCCATAACCAACAGTTATAGCAATACTAATTGAAAGATGAAGTAATGTTACATAAGTAGTTGTAAAATTGATAATTCattgttattttcagttttacaatAAGTGTGAATTACATAGaataaatctttctctctctctctctctctctctctctctcctttctttctatttctgacagtctcgctctgtcgtacAGGCCAAAGTGCCATGGGGtgacctcagcttactgcaacatctgcttcctgggttcaagtgactcttgtgcctcagcctcctgagtagctgggattacaggtgtacaccaccttgcctggctaatttttgtatttttcacagagatgaaatttcactctgttggccagagtggtcttgcaCTCTGGACCTCAGATGATcaacctgccttggtctcccaaggtgctgggattacaggcataagccactacacctgatggagttttcattcatttactttaatCATCATGGGTTAGagatatagctttaaaaaatgtaattgaataTACCCATACAGTTAGACTCTGAAAACAGCATTTCCTCTATTAATGTTTATTACATAATATGGTGGAACTCAGACTTGCTAAGctgcccaagatggagtgcagtgtcatgatatcggctcattgcaacctctgcctcgtgggtttaagcgattctggtgcctcagcctcccaagtagctgggattacaggtgacaccaccacgtccagctaaattttgtatttttactagagacagtgttttgccatgttgccccagttagtctcgaactcctggccacaagtgatccacccaccttggcctcccaaaatgctgggattgcaggtgtgggccaccacaccagcttattcttttcttttctttcttttttttttttttgagacagagtctcgctctgttgcccgggctggagtgcagtggctggatctcagctcactgcaagctccgcctcccgggtttacaccattctcctgcctcagcctcccgagtagctgggactacaggcgcccaccatctcgcccggctagatttttttttgtagtttttagtagagacagggtttcaccgtgttagccaggatggtctcgatctcctgacctcgtgatccgcctgtctcggcctcccaaagtgctgggattacaggcttgagctaccgtgcccggccaagctACCAGTCTTTTAAGAAAGATTGTTGCCACTCTTGCTTACAGGGCAGAGAGAAGGCACCCAGAATGGTGGCCACCAGCACCCCACTCCCAAGCCAACACCACCTCCAGTGTAACCATGCACACAGTCTCCAGAAGGGGACCCTAGCCCCGGATCCAGTTGCATTGTCTCTGCCACTGTGGTGAACACTTGCAAGGAGGCAGGGACTCTGGCACCCTCTAGCATGCTGGCTCTTGAGGAGTCAGAGGAAAATGTCGGGGCCCATTACAAGTCCCCTCGAGTTACAGCACACAGTCCAGATGTTAGGAGCTGAGTGCTGGCtgcctaaaatcttccagaaatgaagcctgTCGGCTAAatccaccttataccacaatccacaatcaaaccctcaaggtcatcaaatagtTATGATACAagtaaaaaacagtaacaaaaacaaaaaacaaccctcatccaaaggtcagcaacctcaaagactgaaggtagataagcccaaaaagatgagaaagaatcagtgcaagaaTCCTGGAAACTCAAAAAGCTAGAGTGCCTTTTTTCCTCCAAACAACTGCATCACCTTTCCAGCAAGGTTTCTGTACCATGCAGAGATGGCAGAAATAACAGAAACAGAACTCAGAATGTGGATAAGGACAAAGTTTATTAAGCTATGGGAgtatgttgaaacccaatccaagaaaGATAACAAACATGATAAAAcaatgggattatgtaaagaggccaaatctaGGATTCactggtgtccctgaaagagagtgaaaccaatttggaaaatatatttttgcatattatccataagaacttccccaacctagctagagaggccaacattcaaattcaggaaatgcagagaaccccagtaagatattTCACAAGAAAATCATACTCAAgtcacataatcatcagattctgcAAGgtcaatatgaaagaaaaaatgttaaaggaagctagagagaaaggtcaggtcgcCTACAAAGGAAAGCCCACGACGGCAGATGTCTCAGCAGAAagcctacaagctagaagagattgagggccaatattcaacattcttttttttttttttttgagacggagtctcgctctgtcgcccaggctggagtgcagtggccggatctcagctcactgcaagctccgcctcccgggttcacgccattctcctgcctcagcctcccgagtagctgggactacaggcgccgccaccgcgcccggctagttttttgtagtttttagtagagacggggtttcaccgtgttagccaggatggtctcgatctcctgacctcgtgatccgcccgtctcagcctcccaaagtgctgggattacaggcttgagccaccgcgcccggcctcaacattcttaaagaaaagaaattccaacccacaatttcatatttggccaaagtaagcttcataggcgaaagagaaataagatccttttcagagaagtaaatgctgagggaattcattaccatcAGACCTGCcatacaagagctcctgaagaagaaagcactaaatatggaaagaccattaccagccactacaaaaacacactaaagGACATAGATCAGTTACACTATACCACTTAACATCA from Rhinopithecus roxellana isolate Shanxi Qingling chromosome 12, ASM756505v1, whole genome shotgun sequence encodes:
- the LOC104672658 gene encoding endogenous retrovirus group V member 2 Env polyprotein, whose translation is MSFSPAGCQPNLTHWCPASHKQMNNYQDKSPQNHRAAWEGKELITWRVLYSLPKAHTVPTWPKTAVPLGGPLSPTCNQTIPAVWKSQLHKWFDSRIPRWACTPPGYVFLCGPQKNKLPFDGSPKRTYSTPPVANLFTCINNIQHTGECAVGLLGPRGIGVTIYNTTQPRQKRALGLILAGIGAAVGMIALWGGFAYHDVTLRNLSRQIENIAKSTGDSISKLKASIDSLANVVMDNRLALDYLLAEQGGVCAVINKTCCVYVNNSREIEEDIKRIYDQATWLHDFGKDDSAGSIWEALKSALPSLIWFVPFLGPAALIAFFLLFGPCLYNSLMKYVSSRIWQFHTEPLEMEIDHPIFLGGPSTYKYISPLDASGQRFCNYGGAPSLTESKRGRP